From a region of the Synechococcus sp. PCC 7502 genome:
- a CDS encoding late competence development ComFB family protein: MYKNIIEDFVVKKARYLIAQQESETSKDIDLSAVAAIALNNLQPLYATTLNGWINQRLNASKNFHNEIETAVNNALKKVQQGDPLNSFSPIPESELSSPAYSLVKISQILGKENVRWREIPKLLELAIAEKYAEKNSAKTKNKDEGETHITNRNLLNHLKTHFQSPRYTHKSDRQISERPFFEQQVLDSYLLRAKLRISNVMEKIVEEAVLNIMSEWSTEMKAQVNTEAIVAFALNRLPPMYATSELGCRFLRSRAINQLHQEINLIVSDALVHVRRMPEYNNTPLPIYQLDDEMAKVIPKISSILKRSDVNADNLVNVLEEYFG; this comes from the coding sequence ATGTATAAAAACATTATTGAAGACTTTGTAGTTAAAAAAGCCAGATACCTCATCGCTCAGCAGGAATCAGAAACCAGTAAAGATATAGATTTATCTGCCGTAGCTGCGATCGCCCTCAATAATTTGCAACCTCTTTATGCCACCACCTTAAATGGTTGGATTAATCAGCGTTTGAATGCTAGTAAAAATTTTCACAATGAGATTGAAACAGCCGTAAATAATGCCCTTAAAAAAGTGCAACAGGGCGATCCACTCAATAGTTTTTCCCCAATTCCAGAAAGTGAGCTATCTTCCCCAGCATATTCTTTAGTTAAAATTAGCCAGATTCTAGGCAAAGAAAATGTGCGGTGGCGAGAAATTCCGAAATTATTAGAGTTAGCGATCGCCGAAAAATATGCAGAAAAAAATTCAGCCAAAACTAAAAACAAGGATGAAGGTGAAACACATATAACAAATCGTAACTTACTTAACCACCTCAAAACCCACTTCCAAAGTCCTAGGTACACCCATAAAAGCGATCGTCAAATTTCAGAACGCCCGTTTTTCGAGCAACAAGTACTAGATTCCTATCTTTTAAGAGCCAAGCTGCGAATTAGTAACGTTATGGAAAAGATAGTGGAAGAAGCAGTTTTGAACATAATGAGTGAATGGTCAACAGAAATGAAAGCCCAGGTTAATACTGAAGCGATCGTGGCATTTGCCCTGAATCGACTGCCACCTATGTATGCCACAAGTGAACTAGGTTGCCGATTTTTGCGCTCTAGGGCGATAAACCAACTTCATCAAGAGATAAATTTAATTGTTTCTGATGCCCTTGTTCATGTTAGAAGAATGCCCGAGTATAATAATACCCCCCTCCCTATCTACCAATTAGATGATGAAATGGCAAAAGTGATTCCCAAGATTAGCTCCATATTGAAGCGATCGGATGTGAATGCGGATAATTTGGTTAACGTTCTTGAAGAATACTTTGGCTAA
- the rpe gene encoding ribulose-phosphate 3-epimerase, which produces MAPKSTVIAPSILSADFSRLGDEIRAIDAAGADWIHVDVMDGRFVPNITIGPLVVEAIRPVTKKPLDVHLMIVEPEKYVADFAKAGADHIYVHAEHNASPHLHRTLGQIKELGKLAGVVLNPGSPLELIKYSLELCDLVLIMSVNPGFGGQSFIPEVVPKIRELRQLCDEKGLDPWIEVDGGLKANNTWQVLEAGANAIVAGSAVFKAKDYAKAIADIRNSKRPELVLA; this is translated from the coding sequence ATGGCACCTAAATCAACTGTTATTGCCCCTTCAATTTTATCTGCTGACTTTAGTCGACTGGGAGATGAAATCCGTGCAATTGATGCTGCTGGTGCCGACTGGATTCATGTGGATGTGATGGATGGACGCTTTGTGCCTAATATTACCATTGGACCTTTAGTTGTAGAGGCAATTCGCCCTGTAACTAAAAAGCCCTTGGATGTGCATTTAATGATTGTAGAACCTGAAAAATATGTGGCAGATTTTGCTAAAGCTGGAGCCGATCATATCTACGTTCATGCTGAACACAATGCTTCTCCCCATTTACATCGCACCTTAGGACAAATTAAGGAATTAGGTAAATTAGCAGGTGTGGTTTTAAACCCGGGTAGTCCTTTGGAGTTAATTAAATATTCCTTGGAATTATGTGACTTGGTCTTAATTATGAGTGTTAACCCTGGTTTTGGTGGACAGAGCTTTATTCCTGAAGTTGTTCCTAAAATCCGTGAACTACGCCAACTCTGTGATGAAAAAGGGCTTGATCCTTGGATTGAGGTAGATGGTGGACTTAAGGCAAATAATACTTGGCAGGTTTTAGAGGCTGGTGCCAATGCGATCGTGGCAGGTTCGGCGGTATTTAAAGCTAAGGATTACGCCAAGGCAATCGCTGATATTCGGAATAGTAAGCGTCCAGAATTAGTTTTGGCTTAG
- the crtD gene encoding C-3',4' desaturase CrtD has product MLLKSRSQRVIIIGAGIGGLTTGALLAKRGFQVEIYDQAIIPGGCASTFKRQGFTFDVGATQVAGLEVGGIHHRIFTELGIDIPEATPCDPACAVYLPDEPEPINIWRDPTQWQAERQRQFPHSEPFWQFLQNLFQPSWRFQLRDPILPPRNLWDLAQLLKAMRWDTLATVPFTLSTVGDALRGFGLDRDRRLRTFLDLQLKLYSQVNAEETALLYAATSLAVSQSPLGLWHLKGSMQVLSDRLVEALEKYGGKLYMRHTVQAIDPKSMQVKVYNQLSQALNWESADHIVANVTVQSLVKLLGDQAPQGYKRRVEKLKPASGAFVLYLGVDHQAIPDRCPPHLQFLDSYTDQRSLFVSVSQAGDGRAPTGKATIIASEFTDILEWQTEDYQTLKSKYSQRAIAQLSKYFNLENTIIYQEAATPQTFIRYTGRDQGMVGGLGMRISTFSPFGFANRTPLKHIWLVGDCTHPGEGTAGVSYSALTVVKQISA; this is encoded by the coding sequence ATGTTACTTAAATCTAGGTCACAACGGGTAATTATCATTGGTGCTGGCATCGGTGGACTAACTACTGGGGCATTATTGGCAAAGCGTGGCTTTCAGGTAGAAATATACGATCAAGCGATCATTCCCGGTGGTTGTGCTTCAACCTTTAAGCGTCAAGGTTTTACCTTTGATGTGGGCGCAACTCAAGTGGCTGGACTAGAAGTGGGCGGAATTCATCACCGTATTTTTACAGAACTGGGCATAGATATACCTGAAGCTACCCCTTGTGATCCTGCCTGTGCCGTATATTTACCCGATGAACCTGAGCCTATAAATATTTGGCGAGACCCTACGCAGTGGCAGGCAGAAAGACAGCGACAATTTCCCCATAGTGAACCTTTCTGGCAATTTTTACAGAATTTATTTCAGCCTAGTTGGAGATTTCAGTTACGAGACCCAATCTTACCACCCCGTAATCTTTGGGACTTAGCACAATTACTAAAAGCGATGCGTTGGGATACTTTAGCTACCGTGCCTTTTACCCTCTCTACGGTGGGAGATGCCCTCAGGGGTTTTGGTTTAGATCGCGATCGCCGATTGCGAACTTTTTTAGACCTCCAGCTTAAACTCTATTCCCAAGTTAATGCCGAAGAGACTGCTTTGCTCTATGCCGCTACTAGTTTGGCAGTTTCCCAATCTCCTCTGGGATTATGGCACCTCAAGGGGAGTATGCAGGTACTAAGCGATCGCCTAGTAGAGGCATTAGAAAAATATGGAGGCAAACTGTATATGCGCCACACCGTACAAGCGATCGACCCTAAATCTATGCAGGTCAAGGTTTATAATCAGCTTAGTCAAGCCCTAAATTGGGAATCAGCCGATCATATAGTTGCCAACGTCACAGTACAAAGTTTGGTAAAGTTATTGGGCGATCAGGCTCCGCAGGGTTACAAACGCCGAGTAGAAAAGCTCAAGCCTGCTTCGGGGGCATTTGTATTATATTTAGGTGTTGATCACCAAGCTATTCCCGATCGCTGTCCACCCCATTTACAGTTTTTAGATAGCTATACCGATCAGCGTTCCCTCTTTGTATCCGTAAGCCAAGCAGGAGACGGCAGGGCACCCACAGGCAAGGCAACCATTATCGCTTCGGAATTTACAGATATATTAGAGTGGCAAACCGAAGACTACCAAACCTTAAAATCTAAGTATTCCCAACGGGCGATCGCCCAACTGAGTAAGTACTTTAACTTGGAAAATACAATTATTTATCAAGAAGCTGCCACCCCTCAAACATTTATCCGTTATACAGGGCGTGATCAGGGTATGGTTGGGGGACTTGGTATGCGTATTTCTACATTTTCACCTTTCGGCTTTGCCAACCGTACCCCCTTAAAGCATATTTGGCTAGTGGGAGATTGCACCCATCCCGGTGAAGGTACAGCAGGAGTTAGTTATTCTGCCCTGACTGTGGTTAAGCAAATATCTGCCTAA
- a CDS encoding ABC transporter substrate-binding protein, which translates to MKLLTLLSKLKKVRAKFRNVRNTRKLGAIVLATLTMVLIISFVWVQFSQSASSSPIHLAVVAPKTGIRSEAAQEMIQSTQLYLDTVNQQGGVNGHPLKLLIFDDKGDRNVARQIPQQIAKSPALAVLGHLNSSTAVEAAPGYKDLEIPAITGTASEDFITANNPYYFRTVFTNSIQGSVVALYMQKALNLTTASIIYSDDRLGRTLDQAFEETFKRKGKIQNVWKFDPKQKDLTTSVNSIIQELATKPDAGVVFLAMEEIASKDFIVAMRRRGLKTSLFASQSLARETAPQLFADYEEEKQKPGYFLEGIYIPTPLIFDSAGVDAQEFATLYQKRYGEPASYVGAAYYDVARVIVWALQKAMIENTPSSIRADRQKIRNQLEQINSRELGIKGLNGLIYFNSSHDNTPPVRIGKYVSQRFISAPIQFSPIENLASINLEEELKAGNILELTFKLKKQYFWRQDVVYTGIDINKIGRVDQSKSSFSADFYLWMRYTDNITPTTIQFPNGVTNSVNQNLPLFDATKPLRSEVINGLNYRLYQIQGEFKGSFDFRDYPFDQQKLQIYFQNTNVPSDRLIYVIDVFGLKLSETPKNQRKKPYQSLQLWRFEDIQYARETFSSNSTRGNPRLFNTNLRIDYSGLSVIITLQRQFSVFLVKTLLPLILLALVLGSTLYFSENLAKERLTVPIATLLSSAVLLTSINNQLSDTGYTVAIEYGFYVFFTLCLLCILVGLVLEKLRSKGHKTAITYLNYTSRILYVVIILVTIFTYAVVYGNRL; encoded by the coding sequence ATGAAACTGCTTACCCTACTTTCTAAGCTCAAAAAAGTTCGTGCCAAGTTCAGAAATGTTCGTAATACTAGGAAGCTAGGGGCGATCGTCTTGGCTACTCTCACTATGGTATTAATAATTAGTTTTGTCTGGGTACAGTTTTCTCAATCAGCTTCCTCAAGTCCAATTCACCTAGCAGTGGTTGCACCAAAAACTGGAATTCGCAGTGAGGCAGCCCAAGAGATGATTCAAAGTACGCAACTGTACCTAGATACCGTCAATCAACAAGGTGGAGTAAACGGTCATCCCCTAAAACTATTAATTTTTGACGATAAAGGCGATCGTAATGTTGCCCGTCAAATTCCCCAACAGATTGCCAAATCTCCGGCATTAGCTGTACTAGGACACCTCAACAGTTCTACGGCGGTGGAAGCTGCCCCAGGGTACAAGGATTTAGAAATCCCAGCCATTACTGGTACAGCCAGTGAGGACTTCATTACCGCCAACAATCCCTACTATTTTCGGACTGTATTTACCAATTCCATCCAAGGGAGTGTAGTAGCTCTGTACATGCAGAAAGCTCTGAATTTGACGACTGCTAGTATTATCTATTCCGATGATCGTTTGGGCAGAACCCTAGATCAGGCATTTGAAGAGACATTTAAACGCAAAGGCAAAATCCAAAATGTTTGGAAATTCGATCCAAAACAGAAAGATTTGACGACTTCGGTTAACTCCATTATTCAAGAACTAGCCACTAAACCAGATGCTGGCGTAGTATTCCTAGCCATGGAAGAAATTGCCAGTAAAGATTTTATTGTGGCAATGCGGCGGCGGGGACTAAAAACCTCCCTATTTGCCAGCCAAAGTCTGGCACGAGAGACAGCGCCGCAACTGTTTGCTGACTATGAAGAAGAAAAACAAAAGCCCGGCTATTTTCTTGAAGGCATCTACATTCCCACTCCCCTAATCTTTGACAGTGCAGGAGTTGATGCCCAAGAATTTGCCACACTTTATCAGAAAAGATACGGCGAGCCTGCCAGCTATGTGGGAGCCGCCTATTACGATGTGGCGAGGGTTATCGTTTGGGCTTTACAAAAGGCAATGATTGAAAATACCCCCAGTAGTATCAGAGCAGATCGACAAAAAATTCGTAATCAATTAGAGCAAATCAATAGTCGAGAGTTGGGAATCAAGGGCTTGAATGGTCTCATTTACTTTAATAGCAGCCACGACAATACTCCTCCTGTCCGCATTGGAAAGTATGTCAGCCAACGCTTTATTTCAGCCCCTATTCAATTCAGCCCCATCGAGAATTTGGCATCCATTAACCTAGAGGAAGAGTTGAAAGCCGGCAATATTTTAGAACTGACTTTTAAGCTGAAAAAGCAGTATTTTTGGCGACAAGATGTCGTATATACGGGCATCGACATTAATAAGATAGGGCGGGTTGATCAAAGTAAATCTAGTTTTAGTGCCGACTTCTATCTATGGATGCGCTACACAGACAATATTACCCCTACTACAATTCAGTTTCCCAATGGGGTTACCAACAGCGTCAATCAAAATCTGCCATTATTTGATGCGACTAAGCCACTGCGCTCAGAAGTCATAAATGGATTGAATTATCGCCTCTATCAAATTCAGGGAGAATTTAAGGGTAGCTTTGATTTCCGTGACTATCCCTTCGATCAGCAAAAACTACAAATTTACTTTCAGAATACTAATGTTCCCAGCGATCGCTTAATTTACGTCATCGATGTGTTTGGACTAAAGTTGTCTGAAACTCCTAAAAATCAGAGAAAAAAGCCCTATCAATCCCTACAACTCTGGCGGTTTGAAGATATCCAGTATGCCCGTGAGACCTTTAGTAGTAATTCCACAAGGGGAAATCCTCGGTTGTTTAATACTAATCTGAGAATTGATTATTCTGGATTGAGTGTAATTATTACTCTACAACGACAATTTTCTGTATTTCTAGTCAAAACCCTACTACCATTGATTTTGTTGGCTTTGGTACTTGGTAGCACCCTTTACTTTTCTGAAAATTTAGCAAAGGAAAGATTGACGGTGCCGATCGCTACTTTGCTATCTAGTGCTGTGCTATTGACTTCTATTAATAATCAGCTTTCGGATACGGGCTATACCGTGGCGATCGAATACGGCTTCTATGTATTTTTTACCCTTTGCCTACTTTGCATCCTAGTTGGTTTAGTCCTAGAAAAATTAAGAAGTAAAGGACACAAAACTGCGATAACCTACCTTAACTATACATCTCGAATCCTGTACGTTGTGATTATATTAGTGACAATTTTTACCTATGCTGTGGTCTACGGAAATAGACTGTAA
- a CDS encoding ABC transporter substrate-binding protein: MRFPAIDVKQGIKYLKYLAISLSMILLIVLGVGLLPKTNASSPISIAMVLSLSGQNGKAGQEIRQSIELYINQINQTGGINGHPLQLLALDDRGTIEGTKAAATAAVASPSLLILGHQNSELTLQVNSIYRANQLPVISINILDQLTNQNPYFFRTVPKSSDQLKFIALYMRSVLKSKTASIIRSGKSFDLALAPLFTSLFTSEGGRIQYIGDVDPEAQEQSIQTIVRQLKADGNSVPLFLTIRDPNEIEAVIVAIRRAGLTTPIFSALPLAATEAYANRFSKYKEEQAQAGFFTDNFYGYSPILLDSAGLDAQEFASQYQKTYGRLPTYAEIKFYEAAIAGVEALRQANLHLTPESLNQDRQETRNALAAINNPSSSLRGLTGTLYFNESHSSDIPIRIAQFQKRRLISAPQQFTLAANLEAIDDLPSQLQSGNLLHLGKDYFWKQDVVYAGIDINKLSKIDQRTSSFIANFYLWFRSGGNEQAEDVTFANGNNLIPNQPLFDPKKPLDSFTVNGLNYHLYEIQGEFKNTFDLRNYPFDQQKLTIKFQNNTIPSDRLIYVIDTVGLRLPHSDQNQDDQKPYQGLQQWKFKGIQYVQETFRTNSSIGDPHLFHSNNPTDYSGMSATITMQRRSVIFLSKNLLPLFLLTFVPFMTLYFPQRLSKERPPVIVSALITGIVLLVGLNLQLPDVGYTMALEYVFHTFFALSIFCIVIGIIHDLLVLKGQTVRANQLDLVSQVFYCLVILGIILLYWYVFRDSLS; this comes from the coding sequence ATGAGATTTCCTGCAATCGATGTAAAACAGGGGATTAAATATCTAAAGTATTTAGCGATCTCCTTGAGCATGATTTTATTGATCGTCCTTGGCGTGGGGCTATTGCCAAAAACCAACGCTAGCTCTCCCATTTCCATTGCCATGGTTCTATCCTTAAGTGGACAAAACGGCAAAGCGGGACAGGAGATTCGCCAAAGTATTGAACTATACATCAATCAGATAAATCAGACAGGGGGGATCAATGGACATCCTCTCCAACTTTTAGCCTTAGATGATCGAGGAACCATAGAAGGAACAAAAGCCGCAGCCACAGCCGCAGTTGCTAGTCCGTCATTACTAATACTGGGACATCAGAATTCGGAATTGACTCTTCAGGTGAATTCGATCTATCGGGCAAATCAATTACCCGTCATTTCCATAAATATCCTAGATCAATTAACAAATCAGAATCCCTATTTTTTCCGAACCGTCCCTAAGTCCTCCGATCAATTAAAGTTTATTGCTCTCTACATGAGGTCAGTCTTAAAGTCTAAGACCGCTAGTATTATTCGCTCAGGCAAATCCTTTGACCTCGCCCTAGCTCCACTTTTTACCAGCCTGTTTACCTCTGAAGGCGGTAGAATTCAATATATCGGTGATGTTGATCCAGAGGCGCAAGAGCAATCCATTCAGACAATTGTGCGTCAACTTAAGGCGGATGGTAATTCTGTCCCGCTTTTTTTAACCATCCGTGATCCCAATGAAATAGAGGCAGTGATTGTGGCGATTCGTCGGGCGGGACTGACAACACCCATTTTTTCTGCGCTTCCCCTAGCAGCAACGGAAGCCTATGCCAACCGCTTTAGTAAATATAAAGAGGAGCAAGCTCAGGCGGGATTTTTTACGGATAATTTCTATGGCTATTCACCGATTCTTTTGGACAGTGCAGGCTTAGATGCTCAGGAATTTGCTAGTCAGTATCAAAAAACCTACGGGAGATTACCCACCTACGCTGAAATTAAATTCTACGAGGCGGCGATCGCTGGGGTAGAGGCACTGCGTCAGGCAAATTTACACTTAACCCCAGAAAGCTTGAACCAAGATCGTCAAGAAACCCGCAATGCCCTTGCTGCCATTAACAATCCCAGTAGTTCTTTAAGAGGGTTAACAGGAACCCTGTACTTCAATGAAAGTCATAGCAGCGATATCCCTATTCGGATTGCCCAATTTCAAAAACGCAGACTAATTTCCGCTCCCCAACAATTTACCCTAGCAGCTAATCTTGAGGCTATTGATGATCTGCCCAGTCAACTCCAATCAGGAAATCTGCTCCACTTGGGCAAGGACTACTTTTGGAAACAGGATGTGGTCTATGCGGGTATAGATATAAATAAGCTTAGTAAAATTGACCAGCGTACTTCTAGTTTTATTGCTAATTTTTATCTGTGGTTTCGTAGTGGCGGCAATGAACAAGCTGAAGATGTTACCTTTGCCAATGGGAATAACCTGATCCCTAATCAACCGCTCTTTGACCCCAAGAAGCCCCTAGACTCATTTACAGTTAATGGCTTAAATTATCATTTGTATGAAATCCAAGGGGAATTTAAAAATACCTTTGATTTGCGTAATTACCCCTTTGATCAGCAAAAACTTACTATTAAGTTTCAAAATAATACAATTCCCAGCGATCGCTTAATTTACGTCATTGATACTGTGGGTTTACGCTTACCCCATAGTGATCAAAATCAAGATGATCAAAAGCCATACCAAGGATTACAACAGTGGAAGTTTAAGGGTATTCAGTATGTCCAAGAAACATTTAGAACAAATTCCAGCATTGGTGATCCTCACCTATTTCATAGCAATAATCCTACCGATTATTCAGGTATGAGTGCCACGATTACCATGCAACGGCGTTCCGTCATCTTTCTGTCTAAAAACCTCCTACCACTATTCTTACTAACTTTTGTCCCTTTTATGACCCTATACTTCCCCCAAAGATTATCAAAAGAACGCCCGCCCGTGATTGTATCAGCACTGATTACGGGTATTGTCCTGTTGGTGGGTTTAAATTTACAGTTACCTGATGTCGGCTACACCATGGCTTTGGAGTATGTGTTTCATACCTTCTTCGCCTTGAGTATATTTTGTATTGTGATTGGGATCATTCACGATCTCCTAGTTTTAAAGGGGCAGACAGTGCGAGCAAATCAGCTTGATCTAGTCTCCCAAGTATTTTACTGCTTAGTAATTTTGGGCATTATTCTACTTTACTGGTATGTGTTTAGGGATAGTTTGAGTTGA
- a CDS encoding permease codes for MNQFSHGVTLFLSLLVEAMPFLLLGVLLSGLLVMFVDEGKLIKVMPKQPVLGALVGSMLGFLFPVCECGNVPVARRLIAQGVPAPVAVGFLLSAPTINPIVIWATWTAFRDQPEIVFLRVGFSLAIATIIGCVFGTQKDLRPFLQPQISSQRSLQIANNIAVSEPQSVVPTGTFFLGQPQIPLENIKLSISWSERFKLLVDTMINELRELGGILVLGSAIAAIIQVGIPRDIILNLGQGAVSSVIAMMTLAAVVSVCSTVDAFFALSFASTFTSGSILAFLVFGPMIDFKSIGLILTIFKKRAVVYLFLLAAQLTFLGCLFINLRID; via the coding sequence ATGAACCAATTTAGCCACGGCGTTACCCTGTTTTTAAGCCTTTTAGTCGAAGCTATGCCCTTTTTACTATTGGGGGTACTGCTTTCTGGGCTTTTGGTCATGTTTGTGGACGAAGGTAAATTAATTAAAGTTATGCCTAAACAGCCAGTCCTAGGCGCATTAGTTGGCAGTATGTTGGGGTTTTTATTTCCCGTGTGCGAGTGTGGAAATGTACCTGTGGCGCGCAGGTTAATTGCTCAAGGAGTACCTGCACCAGTGGCAGTAGGCTTTTTACTATCTGCACCTACAATTAATCCCATTGTGATTTGGGCAACTTGGACAGCATTTCGAGACCAGCCTGAGATTGTATTTTTACGCGTTGGGTTTTCCTTGGCGATCGCTACGATTATCGGCTGTGTATTTGGCACTCAGAAAGATTTGCGTCCATTTTTACAGCCCCAAATATCTAGTCAAAGATCGCTGCAAATAGCTAATAACATCGCCGTAAGTGAGCCTCAGTCCGTAGTTCCAACGGGAACATTTTTCTTGGGACAGCCGCAAATCCCCCTTGAAAACATCAAACTATCAATATCTTGGTCGGAACGGTTTAAGCTGCTGGTGGATACCATGATTAATGAATTACGAGAATTAGGGGGAATTTTAGTACTGGGTAGTGCGATCGCTGCGATAATTCAAGTCGGCATTCCTAGGGATATAATTCTCAACTTGGGACAGGGGGCAGTCAGTTCGGTGATCGCCATGATGACTTTGGCAGCAGTGGTATCAGTTTGCTCAACGGTTGATGCTTTTTTTGCCCTTTCCTTTGCTTCAACTTTTACTAGTGGCTCGATTTTGGCATTTTTAGTATTTGGTCCGATGATCGACTTTAAATCCATAGGTTTGATTCTAACGATTTTTAAAAAACGAGCCGTGGTCTATTTATTTTTACTCGCTGCCCAACTTACATTTTTAGGCTGCCTGTTTATAAATTTGCGTATAGATTAA